The Malus domestica chromosome 06, GDT2T_hap1 genome has a segment encoding these proteins:
- the LOC103420320 gene encoding CASP-like protein 4A3 yields MESQPQPQSQKPNHHHHQKSNPNMKKSWSLNSDDSPLRFHSPIRSDGFDPTDSPPYQSPENSPEKPVDNSKAIMPVDKFNQYPPPRHQKRPENAKALSPVVVYNRSVKEEVAPSVSKVGPTGVVNGVGGGEEGGVNGVGGGGGGGGRSKGVTNSILRRSKRGEMMNTAALGFRVSELVLCLISFSVMAADKTQGWSGDSFDRYKEYRYCLAVNVIGFAYAAFQTYNLSYHLVTGKFVISHRLRCNFDFFMDQVLAYLLISASSSAATRVDDWQSNWGKDEFTEMATASVSMAFLAFVAFALSSLISGYNLCTHDSA; encoded by the exons ATGGAATCCCAACCCCAACCCCAATCCCAAAAacccaaccaccaccaccaccagaaATCCAATCCCAACATGAAGAAGTCCTGGTCTTTGAACTCCGACGACTCACCCCTCCGATTCCACTCCCCGATCCGATCCGACGGCTTCGACCCGACCGACAGCCCGCCTTACCAGTCCCCCGAGAACTCGCCGGAGAAGCCGGTCGACAACTCCAAGGCGATCATGCCCGTCGACAAGTTCAACCAGTACCCGCCGCCCCGGCATCAGAAGCGGCCGGAGAACGCCAAGGCGCTGTCGCCGGTGGTGGTGTACAACCGGTCGGTGAAGGAGGAGGTGGCGCCGTCCGTGTCGAAGGTTGGGCCGACCGGCGTAGTCAACGGTGTTGGAGGCGGGGAGGAAGGCGGAGTCAACGGTGTTGGCGGCGGAGGTGGAGGCGGTGGGAGATCCAAGGGGGTGACGAATTCGATTCTGAGACGGTCGAAGAGGGGGGAGATGATGAACACGGCGGCGctggggtttagggtgagtgagTTGGTTTTGTGCTTGATTTCGTTCTCGGTTATGGCGGCGGACAAGACTCAGGGATGGAGCGGCGACTCCTTCGACCGCTACAAGGAATACAG GTATTGCTTAGCTGTGAATGTAATTGGATTTGCATATGCTGCCTTTCAAACCTACAATCTATCCTACCATCTAGTCACCGGGAAGTTCGTGATCAGCCACCGTCTTCGTTGCAACTTTGATTTTTTCATGGATCAG GTGCTGGCATACCTTCTCATTTCTGCATCATCATCTGCAGCCACTCGGGTGGATGACTGGCAATCGAATTGGGGGAAAGATGAGTTCACGGAGATGGCCACTGCTTCGGTTAGCATGGCTTTCCTGGCTTTTGTTGCCTTTGCGCTTAGCTCCCTCATATCTGGTTACAACCTCTGTACCCACGACTCTGCGTAA
- the LOC103437727 gene encoding protein EXECUTER 2, chloroplastic, producing MAVANGWGVGQAIPLPQFGPNCCSGFLPNTKSKFNTSNKNLSVVLNWGCSVQAKLSSSSSSSSSRSRKSSNLCCRCSESDSYGEDCAGSSLEWDWNRWSRHFSEVEQAESFASVLKFQLEDAIEKEDFEEAAKLKMSISEATSKDTVAEIMSQLKNAIEEERYHDASRLCRYTGSGLVGWWVGYPKDSDDPFGRLIRITPGVGRFVGRSYSPRQLVASSPGSPLFEIFVVKNADGTYVMQVVYLHQPKGSSTNSSVTPSKPEKGSSTSELENATLVDVQKNEGKAESSEEKGLNIEGATEEGIKSVLNFLKKKIPGLKVKVMDVDIAKEVIEDDNSANQLMQENSVSSDSDENSEDEVDNLDEKQPDEVTLGEGSDTIEDEKDLDMKLFIGGVVHNNEDASSKDEYVRRPAEIKDVEKDSFVLHIPGRSLDHDTRESKASKFKVAALAPKSAAELMPSEVAKAFFNSDKLSSKMTRNMREIVKFAVSQAQKRNRLSEYTNFSRLNTSRGDLDPFEGLYVGAFGPYGNEVVQLRRKYGHWNSSEGKDSSDVEFFEYVEAVKLTGDLNVPAGQVTFRAKIGRGNRQSNRGLYPDELGVVASYKGQGRIAEFGFRNPQWVEGELLQLSNKGIGPYIKSADLGFLYIVPEQSFLVLFNRLKLPE from the exons atggcggTGGCCAATGGATGGGGCGTGGGACAAGCAATCCCACTGCCCCAATTCGGACCCAATTGCTGCTCCGGCTTCTTGCCCAACACCAAGTCCAAATTCAACACTTCGAATAAAAATCTGAGCGTTGTTCTCAATTGGGGCTGCTCTGTTCAGGCCAAGCTTTCATCTTCTTCGTCTTCGAGTAGTAGCAGGAGTCGGAAGAGCTCGAATTTGTGCTGCAGGTGCAGTGAGAGCGACAGTTACGGTGAGGACTGTGCCGGGTCGTCGTTGGAATGGGATTGGAATCGGTGGAGCCGCCATTTCTCCGAGGTCGAACAGGCCGAGAGCTTCGCCTCTGTTCTCAAG TTTCAACTTGAAGATGCAATTGAGAAGGAAGATTTCGAGGAAGCTGCAAAACTGAAAATGTCTATTTCAGAAGCTACATCAAAGGACACTGTTGCTGAGATCATGTCTCAATTGAAG AATGCGATTGAGGAAGAGCGTTACCATGATGCTTCGAGATTGTGTAGATACACAGGAAGTGGACTG GTAGGTTGGTGGGTTGGCTACCCAAAAGATTCAGATGATCCTTTTGGAAGACTAATACGAATAACTCCTGGCGTGGGCAGATTCGTTGGGAGGAGTTACAGTCCAAG ACAGTTGGTTGCTTCATCACCAGGAAGTCccctatttgaaatttttgtggTAAAAAATGCTGATGGGACATACGTTATGCAG GTAGTGTACTTACACCAACCCAAAGGCAGTTCAACAAACTCCAGTGTCACACCGTCCAAACCTGAAAAAGGCTCATCCACTTCCGAACTTGAGAATGCAACCCTAGTAGATGTTCAGAAAAATGAAGGTAAGGCCGAGAGCAGCGAGGAAAAGGGCCTTAATATTGAGGGAGCAACGGAGGAGGGAATAAAAAGTGTGTTAAATtttcttaagaaaaaaattcCTGGACTGAAAGTTAAAGTCATGGATGTTGATATTGCTAAGGAAGTGATAGAGGATGACAATTCTGCGAACCAATTGATGCAAGAAAATAGTGTCTCGTCAGATTCTGATGAGAATTCTGAAGATGAAGTGGataatttggatgaaaaacaGCCTGATGAGGTCACTCTAGGAGAAGGTAGCGATACTATAGAAGATGAAAAGGATTTGGATATGAAACTTTTTATTGGTGGGGTTGTACATAATAATGAGGATGCTTCTAGCAAGGATGAGTATGTGCGTCGGCCTGCTGAAATCAAAGATGTGGAGAAAGATTCTTTTGTGCTGCATATTCCAGGGAGAAGCCTAGATCATGACACTAGAGAAAGTAAAGCATCTAAGTTCAAAGTGGCAGCTCTAGCACCTAAAAGTGCCGCTGAGCTCATGCCTTCTGAGGTTGCCAAGGCATTTTTTAATTCTGACAAGCTCTCTTCAAAG ATGACAAGGAATATGCGTGAAATAGTCAAGTTTGCCGTTAGTCAAGCTCAGAAGCGGAATAGATTATCTGAGTATACAAATTTTAGTCGGCTCAACACCTCAAGAGGAGATCTGGATCCATTTGAAG GCCTGTATGTTGGTGCATTTGGCCCTTATGGCAATGAGGTAGTGCAACTCAGGCGTAAGTACGGACACTGGAATAGTTCAGAAGGCAAAGACTCTTCAGATGTGGAGTTCTTCGAATATGTTGAAGCAGTTAAGCTAACTGGGGACCTGAATGTTCCTGCTGGCCAG GTGACATTTCGTGCTAAAATTGGGAGAGGGAACCGCCAGTCTAACCGTGGATTGTATCCAGATGAGTTAGGAGTG GTAGCAAGTTACAAAGGACAAGGAAGAATAGCAGAATTTGGGTTCCGGAATCCACAGTGGGTTGAAGGAGAACTTCTCCAACTCAGTAACAAG GGCATTGGACCATACATCAAAAGTGCAGATCTTGGTTTTCTTTACATCGTCCCCGAGCAAAGTTTCCTTGTACTGTTCAACCGCCTGAAACTACCAGAATGA
- the LOC103437728 gene encoding E3 ubiquitin-protein ligase SIS3-like, producing MAIRGVDFKWYDGFFLSMLATSVVIVGINWKRYHTCAYPLHIWIVVDYTTVFVFRMLMFVDNGLASGMGLDFGWQQRYARFCGRVVVLSILSLLLYPFLWTWTVLGTLWFHKSKDCLPESGQKWGFLIWLLFSYCALLCIACMSIGKWLTRREAHLLRAQQGIPVSEYGVLVDMIRVPDWAFEAAGQETRGMGQDAAAFQPGLYLTQAQREAVEALIQELPKFRLKAVPTDCSECPICLEEFHVGNEVRGLPCAHNFHVECIDEWLRLNVKCPRCRCSVFPNLDLSAISNLRPDSERSSLSVLTTNRYVRTQPDSQRHLLRLQGAFCPVRTENAGAGNEADAALETAEEGGIAHSSTRDLSSPRAGPSIEHIIVVESASRQQQ from the exons ATGGCCATCCGAGGCGTCGATTTCAAGTG GTACGATGGGTTCTTCTTGTCGATGCTCGCGACGAGCGT AGTGATTGTTGGAATTAATTGGAAGCGGTACCATACTTGTGCGTACCCGTTGCATATATGGATCGTG GTTGATTACACTACTGTGTTTGTTTTTCGGATGTTGATGTTTGTGGATAATGGGCTTGCCTCTGGAATGGGTTT GGATTTTGGGTGGCAGCAAAGATATGCTCGTTTCTGCGGAAGAGTAGTGGTCCTTTCGATTCTTTCTCTGCTGCTTTATCCATTTCTTTGGACTTGGACAGTGCTTGGTACACTGTGGTTTCACAAATCGAAGGACTGT TTGCCTGAAAGTGGTCAGAAGTGGGGTTTTCTCATTTGGTTACTTTTTAGCTACTGTGCACTACTTTGCATTGCTTGCATGTCAATTGGGAAG TGGTTGACACGAAGGGAGGCACACTTACTGCGAGCTCAGCAAGGGATTCCTGTGTCAGAATATGGG GTTTTGGTTGATATGATTCGGGTGCCAGATTGGGCATTTGAAGCTGCCGGTCAAGAAACAAGAGGGATGGGCCAAGATGCTGCTGCATTCCAACCTGGACTTTACTTGACTCAAGCACAG AGAGAAGCAGTTGAAGCACTCATTCAGGAGCTTCCCAAGTTCAGACTGAAGGCTGTTCCAACTGATTGCAGTGAATGTCCGATCTGCTTGGAAGAGTTTCATGTAGGCAACGAG GTTCGCGGCCTGCCTTGCGCTCACAATTTCCATGTAGAATGCATCGATGAGTGGCTTCGACTGAATGTGAAATGTCCCAGATGCCGTTGCTCAGTCTTCCCAAATCTCGACCTCAGTGCTATATCCAATCTCCGTCCTGACTCTGAGCGTTCATCTCTCAGTGTGTTGACAACCAACCGGTATGTGAGAACCCAACCTGATAGTCAGAGGCATTTGTTGAGGTTGCAGGGAGCATTCTGCCCAGTCCGTACAGAAAATGCAGGTGCAGGCAATGAGGCAGACGCTGCTTTGGAAACTGCTGAGGAAGGGGGTATTGCTCATTCATCTACTCGAGATCTTTCAAGCCCGAGGGCGGGACCTTCCATTGAACATATCATCGTGGTCGAGTCCGCCTCCCGGCAACAACAATAG
- the LOC139196930 gene encoding uncharacterized protein: protein MSAQEAAFARGLFQMPPVRLTNQQFNNPFFVLELLYFLVRAWEFEYESIGVINKNLVAKTSVDNGLSQKGKKQAVRSAFDLNEMGACGKNCWIWPSITQRAYPAAEIIAAVNGVSRSYIVPEYSFLDACGLEAVSEVNISNLQPYL, encoded by the exons ATGTCAGCACAAGAAGCAGCCTTTGCTCGCGGCCTCTTCCAGATGCCCCCAGTTCGGCTCACCAACCAGCAATTCAACAACCCATTTTTTGTACTTGAATTGCT GTATTTTCTGGTGAGGGCATGGGAGTTTGAGTATGAGAGCATAGGAGTAATCAACAAGAACCTGGTTGCAAAAACTTCTGTCGATAACGGGTTGTCGCAGAAGGGGAAGAAGCAGGCAGTGAGGTCGGCTTTcgatttgaatgaaatggggGCTTGTGGCAAGAACTGTTGGATATGGCCTTCTATCACTCAGAGAGCTTACCCGGCTGCAGAGATCATCGCAGCCGTTAATGGGGTCAGTCGAAG TTATATCGTCCCAGAGTATAGCTTTCTCGACGCCTGTGGATTGGAAGCTGTTTCAGAAgtaaacatttccaatttacAACCATATCTTTAA
- the LOC103409723 gene encoding polygalacturonase 1 beta-like protein 3 gives MKIFLFFFFLLFALFQVSVASTSNETTNNPFTPKASLNRYWDTHISNNLPKPAFLFAKASQLDPVNSTILTKLAAQNSLSSHFTSFCSLANLCCSFDSSAETHQQDIATRHPKNANFAVYADKNFANYGSSQLGGVDSFKNYSEELNSPRDSFKKYSKGSHSHLEKFTSYAHDANVANSNFTSYGADSGGGSGEFTSYDDRVNVPSLGFTSYDSNANDHRLSFTGYGHDTNSGSESFTSYGKSGNSNPNQFTRYAEGSNIIGSGFTGYGESGNGQNDSFTGYGQSGNNPHNNFKSYGAGGNAGLDGFSNYRSWANVGDDTFQSYARNSNSGKVRFSNYGKSFNPGNDSFKEYGAGSKGRTTVGFKTYGLGRSFKEYAKNGVTFAEYNDLSSVGTHSTEKESSGSAVNRWVEPGKFFRESMLRQGNVMVMPDIRDRMPERSFLPRGILSKLPFSTLRMSEIKEIFHAPENSAMERVLTNALAECERDPSPGETKRCVGSVEDMIDFAVSVLDRNVVVRTTKNVSGSKQKVMIGAVSGINSGNITKSVSCHQSLYPYLLYYCHSVPRVRVYEADILDVESKSKINHGVAICHMDTSSWSPGHGAFVALGSSPGKIEVCHWIFENDMTWTIAD, from the exons ATGAaaatcttcctcttcttcttcttcttattattCGCACTTTTCCAG GTCTCAGTAGCGAGCACaagcaatgaaactacaaacaacCCTTTCACTCCCAAAGCCTCACTCAACCGCTATTGGGACACCCACATTTCCAACAACCTCCCAAAACCCGCCTTCCTCTTCGCCAAAGCTTCCCAACTCGACCCAGTCAACTCAACGATTCTCACCAAACTCGCCGCTCAAAACTCACTGTCCTCCCACTTCACCTCCTTCTGCTCCCTAGCCAACCTCTGCTGCTCCTTCGACTCCTCCGCCGAAACCCACCAACAAGACATCGCCACCCGCCACCCCAAAAACGCAAACTTCGCCGTCTACGCCGACAAGAACTTCGCCAACTACGGCTCCTCCCAACTCGGTGGAGTCGACTCGTTCAAGAACTACTCGGAAGAGTTGAACTCGCCCCGCGACTCGTTCAAGAAGTACAGCAAGGGCTCCCACTCGCACTTGGAGAAGTTCACGTCCTACGCCCACGATGCCAACGTCGCAAACTCCAACTTCACCAGCTACGGCGCCGACTCGGGCGGCGGTTCGGGCGAGTTCACCAGCTACGACGACCGAGTCAACGTCCCTAGCCTCGGATTCACATCCTACGACTCGAACGCCAACGACCACCGTCTCTCCTTCACCGGGTACGGCCACGACACCAACTCGGGCTCTGAATCCTTCACCAGCTACGGAAAATCCGGCAATTCTAACCCGAACCAGTTCACCAGGTACGCTGAAGGTTCGAACATAATAGGGTCGGGTTTCACGGGTTACGGAGAGTCCGGGAACGGCCAAAACGATTCGTTTACAGGGTATGGGCAATCTGGTAATAACCCACATAACAATTTCAAGAGCTACGGCGCCGGCGGGAATGCCGGGCTCGATGGGTTCTCCAATTACCGGAGCTGGGCGAATGTCGGCGACGATACGTTTCAGTCGTACGCGAGAAATTCAAATTCCGGGAAAGTGAGATTCTCGAATTACGGGAAATCGTTCAACCCCGGAAACGACTCGTTCAAAGAGTACGGAGCCGGGTCGAAGGGTCGGACCACCGTCGGGTTCAAAACGTACGGTTTGGGTCGGAGTTTCAAAGAGTATGCCAAAAATGGCGTCACTTTTGCAGAGTATAACGATTTGAGCAGCGTAGGAACCCATTCGACTGAAAAGGAGTCTAGTGGCAGTGCTGTAAATAGGTGGGTTGAGCCCGGCAAGTTCTTCAGGGAATCAATGTTGAGGCAGGGGAATGTAATGGTGATGCCCGACATTAGGGACCGAATGCCGGAAAGGTCGTTTTTACCCCGGGGGATTTTGTCGAAATTACCTTTTTCGACGTTGAGGATGTCGGAGATTAAGGAGATATTTCACGCACCGGAGAACTCCGCCATGGAGCGCGTGCTGACTAACGCGCTGGCCGAATGTGAGAGGGATCCGAGCCCGGGCGAAACCAAGCGGTGCGTGGGGTCGGTTGAGGACATGATTGACTTTGCAGTCTCGGTCCTCGACCGCAATGTGGTGGTCCGGACCACGAAAAATGTGAGCGGGTCAAAGCAGAAGGTGATGATCGGAGCGGTCAGCGGAATCAACAGCGGAAATATAACCAAATCGGTTTCGTGTCATCAAAGTTTGTATCCCTACTTACTGTATTACTGCCACTCCGTgcctagggttagggtttatgaGGCTGATATCCTTGATGTGGAGAGTAAGAGCAAGATCAACCACGGTGTTGCCATTTGTCACATGGACACGTCATCGTGGAGTCCGGGACATGGTGCATTCGTGGCACTGGGGTCCAGTCCGGGAAAAATTGAAGTCTGCCACTGGATATTCGAGAACGACATGACATGGACAATTGCGGATTAA